A region of the Candidatus Thermoplasmatota archaeon genome:
CATGTCAGAAGGAAAATGATCAAAGCCAAAAATGTAAAAATCGTTTTAATTTGCGAAGACTTGACATATATTGGAGACATGCTCAATTAATTATTAGAAATTTTGTCTTTACTTTTTCATCCTTTTCCTTTCATCATCTCTTCAGCTATTTTCTTTGTCTTCTCTACATTTTCTGCATTCTCTTTCATTACCTCATCCCAAACCTTAAAATCAATTATCTTCTTAATCTCTTCTTCTAAAATTTTCTGCATTTTTTCTCTACCTAAAGCATCGACTTCCCAACAGTCAGTACTGAATTTCCTTATATACCATTTAGCTCTAGGATCTTTTACTTTGGTAGGTGCTGGCGGTAGCACCTCAGCATCAACTTGATCTTTCCTCAGCATTACTCTATGATCTTTGCATGCTAATTTCCAGAAATTTTTTAAAATAGATGCATACAGTCTATTAATATCCAAGCCCGATGGATCATGGTCTGTTACAAAGTAGGCATACAATTCGTAATTATTTCTATCTTTCATAAAATTTTGATATTCCAGCGATTCTCTATACAGTCTACTCCAAGCGCCGTAGCCTCGCAAAGATATTAATCTAACAAAATAGTTATTAGTAACATATTCTAGTTGAGGCTGTAGTTCGCGCTTCTCTGTAAAGACTACAACTCTTTTACCCATAGCATCCCATGGGCTTTTACCCGCTTGCTTCTGAGCATCTTCTAAAGCTTTTTTAATTGCATCTTCAGGATTCATTCCTGCAGGTATTGCCTCAGATACTAAACTTTCAGTCTCAGAAATCATATGCCACGGTATAAGCCCTGCTATTCTAGCCTGCAGCATTAATTTGATAAGTGTCTTGTAATCTTTTATTGTGTTAGAATATATTTCCGCAAGCTGATGGACTAAATGATAATGAACTTGCCTTATTGAAAGAGGTGTAGGTTGCTGAGCATAACTAGTATTTACAAAATTGATAGCTTCTTCTGCAATTCTCCTACACTTTTCATTAATCTTCTCTAGTACAAGAGGCTTTGCTAATTTAGATACGTCACCGTTCTTCCTTCCATACCATTCCTGTAAATCCTCTAGCGTGTAATTGTACATTTTATCTTCCTCTAATATTACAGCTTGCTAATATAGCTTTTGGTCTAGAAAATTCCTGGGATTTTGGTATCGCATTTAGAGCATTTGGAGTTTTTTAAATTTATCATCTCTGCAGAGAAGCCGAATCTTTCTATCAAAAGCTCTTTACAGTTAGGGCAGTAAGTATTTTCATAATTGCCATGTGGTACGTTGCCAAGATATAAAAAATCTAAGTATTTACTGCCGAGTTGGTAAGCTCTCAGTAATGTCGAAATAGGCGTTGGAGGTAAAGAATCCATTTTATAATGAGGATAAAATCTAGAAAAATGTACTGCAGTGTCTTTGCCGATACGCTCATTTACCCATTTACAAAAAGTTTCAATCTCTTCAGTTGAATCGTTGTAATTTGGAATAATAAGATAAGTTAGCTCTATGTAAATTCCCAATTCTTTTGCAAGTTCGCAAGTCCTTAAAACAGGCTCTAGTTTTGCAGAGCATATCTCTTTATAAAAATCTTCTTTGAAAGCTTTTACATCAATATTCATTGCATCAAGGTATTTAGAAATTTTGCGCAGAGGCTCTTCGTTTATATAGCCGTTTGTTACATAAATTGTGTAAAGCCCATGCTCTTTTGCAAGTTTAGAGCAATCGTAAGTGAACTCATACCAGATAACAGGCTCGTTATAAGTCCACGCAACTCCTTGACAATCGTATTTCTTTGCAAGCTTAAGAATTTCTTCGCCAGTAATTTTCTCCAGTGCAAAATAGCTTTCAGGCGTTGCTTGCGAAATACCCCAGTTCTGGCAGTGCTTGCACTTGAAATTGCAACCTACTGTGCCAAAAGAAAGCACTGCGCTGCCAGGATAAAAATGATAGAGTGGCTTTTTCTCTATAGGGTCTGGGCAGATAGAAGATGCTAAACCATAGATTAGAGAGTAGAGTATGCCATCCTTATTCTCCCTTACCCCGCATATCCCTCTTTTTCCATTACCAATTACGCATTTATGAGGGCAGAGCAGACATTGTATTTTATCGTTTTTCTTTTCCCAGAACAGCGCTTCCTTCATACAAACGACCGTTTATTTTTTGTAGATATTTTTTCTATGCCACACTACCCTAAATAGAGAACTTTATTAGAGAAGTCAACATCAATTAACGCTCTATAATCTCCGATTCTTAGTTTATAAACATCTTCTCTCTCGTAATGCTCCAAATAATGGAACGGTTTTTCTGTGATTTGCTTTACTTTTTTAACAATCCTTCCGGAAATATTTTTAGGCAGTTTCCTTAAAAAATTTCTGACTTTGGGATGCCACTCTACAGAATAAGTCATCTCTACAAGAATTCCTTTTCCATTTCTTCTTGATTTATGTACTCGCTTTCAGGTGTTGCTCTGGCTTCTGCCAACCCTTTCTTTGCTTCCTCACTTAACTCGTATTCTTCCGCAAGCGCATGTTTTATGAATTCTATATCTTTTTTCATTGTTTCGAGTTCCTTATAAATTGTCTCAAGAGTTACTGCTTCCATATTTTATCACCAATATAACTAAATAGATAAGAATATTTAAAAGTGTTGTGCTCGCATTTCCCAGAAGAGCGCTTCTTTCATTACTCATAAGATTAGTTCTTGGTGATACTTATAGTTTTCATCGATTGGCTCTGTAAACTTGCGGTGAGCAGCAAGTTTTATATCAAAAATAGAGCTATATAATCAACCGATTGCTGGAAAACAAAGCGAAAGTTGAGGAAGTGAAGAAGGAGCTGGAGAAACTATAAGGTGCTCAGCAATGAGCTTAGGCGAAAATTTAATATATAGCTATAGCCATAGTTATAAAGGGTGATAAAATGGTCACTACAATACAGATCGAAGAAACAACTCTACAAATGCTTAAGGAGCTTAAAGAGCGTAGCAAAGCAAAAAGTTACGAAGAGATAATTAAAGAGCTTGTAGAGGCAAAAATCAGCGTTCCAAAATCTATGTTCGGTAAGCGTCCGAAAATGAAAAAGTTTACGCTGAAGGAAGAAGCTGAGTTCCATGAGCTATGATGCTGTAATAGATTCTTATGCATGGGTAGAATACTTTAGAGGCACCGCGCGGGGAAGAAAGGCAAAAAGGTATATAGAAAGCGGTGCGTGCATTACGCCAACAATAGTATTGGCAGAGCTTTCAGATAAATACTTCAGGGAAGGTTACAAAACCTGGGAGCAGGATTTAAATTTCATTTTAGCAAAAACTACAATTGTAGAATTAACAAAAGACATTGCAGTGAGGGCTGGGAAAACAAAAAACGTTCAGAAAGAAAACAGGCCTGATTTCGGGATGGCAGACGCAATAATTTACGAGACGGCAAAGCAGTATGATACAGCAGTATTAACTGGAGATCCACACTTTAAAGGGCTGGAAAATGTGATTTATATTGGGTAGTTTGAATTGAAGTCGAGGACAGTCCTGTACTTATTCTCCTAACCTTGCCACTTCGAGATAATCCATTCTAATTTTTAGCACATACCCAATTTGACAGTTAGACTTTTTAGCAACGTAGCAGTAGCGTTTTATCACGATATTCTTCGATAAAAACGTCAAAAATTCCAAAATTTTGTGGTAAAATGTTAGAAAAATGCGAAATCCTAATCAATTTAGCAAGTACATAACTGCAAGTGCCAATTTAGGGAGGTGATTTTTGAGGAATATTTCTTAGTAGATTATATCTTGTCAAATTGCCTATAGAAAATTTGAGAAAAAATTTGAAAATTTGCCTTTATGTTCCAAAAACTGATGTTAATATCTTCCGGATAGTGATTCAAGTGGCGAAATCAGGTTAAAATATTCATTCGGATTTTGCCACTAAAACCAATGAAATTTCGTAATCGTAAACTCTGTCTGCTTGATCTTCTGTTATTTTTATTATTGTCCGATTGAGTGCCTCGGTACTTATTTGCATTATCTTCTCAGCTATCTCATCAAGCTCGCCTATACTTGCTATAATAGTCACATTGTAATTATTTTCTTTTAAGCCGAATGGAGCAACTATAATAAGCGCACAAGAAATAAACGTACCATTCTTCTAAGATGGTTGCTGTTTTCTCGCCTATAGTGTAAGTTCTTACATGCGATTGGATTTCTACCTCTTCATTTGCAGAGTATTCTTCCGTTAGATTACCTACTAGATGTATACTTAAAGGAGGAATTGAAGGAACTGAAAAAGAGCTCTCGCTATAAGACATGCTTGAGAAAGTGACGTGGGTATATGTTCCAAACAAAGTATCTGTGCAATTTACTGCAAGAACGTTATCCTTTATGCAAACGATTTCTCCATCAGTAAAAGACCTAAATTTCCAAGTCTCGACGTCAAAATCTGCGCAGAGTTTTTGATAGCTTAAAATCTTGGGTTCTTTTCCTTTTCTTTGTAAGTACAGAATTACACCTACACTAGCGATTATAACAATACATATCACCGCAACTGCCAGTGTTACTTTTCTCTTGGGTAATTCACCCGCAGATTGCAAAATCTTCCTTGGCCTATTCCACTTTCTCAAACCTATCTTTCAACTTGTCCATGACTTTAGGAAGCGTGGTATATTCCATATCTGCCAATGGTAAGCGATGAGGCTCGAAGGGGCCGTGGCAGCGCATATAATCGGCAATTTCCTGCGCTTTCTCTCTTGCCGAATCGAATGCAGGATCATCAAACAGGTCTTGAGGACCTATTAGCTTTGCATTGCAGATCTGGAATCCAAGCGCTACGCAACGCGGCGGGCCGTCAAATCTAGTGCATACTGCGTTTTTTAGAGACACAGGCATTAGGGGACCGTTATGAGAGCCCCGCATCCAGCCACTGACTAAATGCGGAATAGCAAAAGGCTCTAGAATTTCGCCTAGAGCTGGAAGACCTGCCTGCGCTCTTACAATACCTACAGGGTCATCTTTGCCAACATATTCTCCAGCTACTTGATATAATTTTTCAGTTGAAATGCAAGCTACAGGCTCGTTTTCAGGAAGTTTTCCTTTCTTAGGAAATACTCTTTTAATAACGAATCTGGATTTAGCTCCTATAAGAGCAAGTAGATCATAAAGCTCTTCAGGCAAGCTTAAGATGACTTTTTTATGTTCCTGGATATCCCAAACTTCAAATACAAACCCTGCATGCAAGCTCGGGTCTATTACAAGGCCTGCTGTGTTGAATGGGTCT
Encoded here:
- the amrS gene encoding AmmeMemoRadiSam system radical SAM enzyme translates to MKEALFWEKKNDKIQCLLCPHKCVIGNGKRGICGVRENKDGILYSLIYGLASSICPDPIEKKPLYHFYPGSAVLSFGTVGCNFKCKHCQNWGISQATPESYFALEKITGEEILKLAKKYDCQGVAWTYNEPVIWYEFTYDCSKLAKEHGLYTIYVTNGYINEEPLRKISKYLDAMNIDVKAFKEDFYKEICSAKLEPVLRTCELAKELGIYIELTYLIIPNYNDSTEEIETFCKWVNERIGKDTAVHFSRFYPHYKMDSLPPTPISTLLRAYQLGSKYLDFLYLGNVPHGNYENTYCPNCKELLIERFGFSAEMINLKNSKCSKCDTKIPGIF
- a CDS encoding type II toxin-antitoxin system RelE/ParE family toxin; this translates as MTYSVEWHPKVRNFLRKLPKNISGRIVKKVKQITEKPFHYLEHYEREDVYKLRIGDYRALIDVDFSNKVLYLG
- a CDS encoding type II toxin-antitoxin system VapC family toxin gives rise to the protein MSYDAVIDSYAWVEYFRGTARGRKAKRYIESGACITPTIVLAELSDKYFREGYKTWEQDLNFILAKTTIVELTKDIAVRAGKTKNVQKENRPDFGMADAIIYETAKQYDTAVLTGDPHFKGLENVIYIG
- the fbp gene encoding fructose-1,6-bisphosphate aldolase/phosphatase gives rise to the protein MAKTTISVMKADVGSVAGHSTTHPKLIELAQKMLKDAQKKKLIEDFYVTHCGDDLELIMSHFNGENSEKVHKLAWDIFTEATKIAKELKLYAAGQDILKEAFSGNIRGMGPGIAELEFTERKADPVVVFMMDKTEPGAFNLPIYKIFADPFNTAGLVIDPSLHAGFVFEVWDIQEHKKVILSLPEELYDLLALIGAKSRFVIKRVFPKKGKLPENEPVACISTEKLYQVAGEYVGKDDPVGIVRAQAGLPALGEILEPFAIPHLVSGWMRGSHNGPLMPVSLKNAVCTRFDGPPRCVALGFQICNAKLIGPQDLFDDPAFDSAREKAQEIADYMRCHGPFEPHRLPLADMEYTTLPKVMDKLKDRFEKVE